The Actinomycetota bacterium genome contains the following window.
GCGGCTCCTCCTTGACGCGGGTCCGGTTGTGGACCGTGACCGCGAAGCCGGCCGACAGGAGGTTACGCGCCATCGGTGCGCCCATCGTCCCCAGGCCCACGAACCCGATCCGGCGCATGAGCCACCCTACGCCGAAGGCGCCCGCCGTGGAACGGCCGGTAGAATCAGTGGGGGTCTCTCGAAGGAGCAGACATGGGTCGCGCTGACGGGGGCCCGGAGGAGCACGCGCGACCGTGAGCCAGAGACAGCGTCACCTTCTCATCGCCGACGACGAACCGGATATCCGCTTCCTGCTCAAGCGCATGCTGGACCCGATCGGGTACCAGGTGACGGAGGCGTCGAACGGGGAGGAGGTCCTGGACCACGCCCGTCGCTCACGGCCCGACCTCATCCTGCTCGATCTCAAGATGCCCGTCATGGACGGCTTCGAATGCTTGGAGAAGCTGAAGGGCGACCCCGCGCTGCGCGCCGTGCCCGTCGTAGTGGTGACGGCGTGGGGGGAGCTGCTCGAGGGCGAGCCGGCCATGGCCTGGGCCGAGGCGTGCGTGGCCAAGCCGTTCACGGCCGACGTCCTCCTGCGCATCGTCGACGAGGTGCTGGCCCGCCCGAGGCCCGGCTAGGCACGCCATGTCGCTGAGGGAGCGCCGCCACACCACCCACGAGGTGACGAACCAGCCTCCCCCCCTGCCATCCCATGACGCGTTCGCGAACGACCTGGCGCTCGCCGAGGCGGTCGCGCGCGAGGGAGCCGGGTGGGCGGCCCCGGAGCTGAGCGACCTCGGGCGGTTCGTAACGAGCGATGAGACCCTCGAGAACGGCAGGCTGGCCAACGTCCACCCTCCAGTCCTGCGCACCCACGACCGCTACGGCAACCGGGTCGACGCCGTCGAGTTCCATCCCGCCTACCACTGGTTCATGGAGGCGTCCGTCCGGGCAGGTATCCACGCTGGTCCGTGGGCCGATCAGCGCCCCGGCGCCCACGTGGCGCGGGGAGTCAAGCTCTACCTGATGTCCATGGCCGAGGCCGGGCACATCTGTCCGGTCTCGATGACGTACGCGGCCGTCCCCGCCCTCCGGCGCCAGTCCGACCTCGCCGCGGTCTGGGAGCCGCGTTTCGCCTCCCCCGTCTACGACCGCCGTCAGCTCCCGGCTCCCGACAAGGAGGGAGCCCTCTGCGGGATGGCGATGACCGAGAAGCAGGGCGGCTCCGATGTGCGGGCCAACACGACCGTCGCCGAGCCCATGGGTGGCGGCGAGTTCGCGATCACCGGCCACAAGTGGTTCTGCTCGGCTCCCATGTGCGACGCCTTCCTGGTGCTCGCCCAGGCGCCGGCCGGGTTGTCCTGCTTCCTGCTCCCGCGGTTCACCCCGGACGGGGAGCCGAACGCCTTCCGTCTCCAGCGCCTGAAGGACAAGCTCGGGAACCGGTCGAACGCGTCGAGCGAGGTGGAGTTCGAAGGCGCCTGGGCGCACCTCGTCGGCGAAGAGGGACGCGGCGTCCGCACCATCATCGAGATGGTGAACCACACCCGGTTGGACTGCGTGCTCGGCTCCGCCTCGGGCATGCGGCTCGGGACGGTCCACGCCATCTGGCACGCCTCCCACCGGTCGGCGTTCGGGGCCCCCCTCGTCGAGCAGCCGCTCATGCGGGAGGTCCTGGCCGACCTCGCGCTCGAATCGGAGGCCGCGACCGTCACCGCGATGCGGCTGGCCAGGGCCTACGACTCGCAGGAGCCGCAGGAGGTGGCGTTCAGGCGCCTCGCCACGGCGGTCGCCAAGTACTGGATCTGCAAGCGGGCACCGGTCCACGCCGCGGAGGCGCTCGAGTGTCTCGGTGGGAACGGATACGTGGAGGAGTCCGGGATGCCGCGCCTGTTCCGCGAGAGCCCCCTGAACTCGATCTGGGAGGGGTCCGGGAACGTGATCTGCCTGGACGTCCTGCGGGCGATGGCTCGGGAGCCGGGCTCGGTGGAAGCCTTCTTCGAGGAGGTATCGGGGGTGGACCCCCGCGTTGACGCGGCGGTCACGTCGCTGCGCGACGAGCTCGCCGACCTCGACGCGATCGAGAGCCGGGCCCGCCGGCTCGTCGAGAGGATGGCGCTGATCCTGCAGGCCTCGCTGCTGGTGCGCAACTCTCCTGCCGTCGTATCCGACGCGTTCTGCGCATCGCGTCTGGGGACCGACTGGGGGCGGGCGTTCGGGACGCTCCCCCGGGGCTGCGACGTCGCGGCGATCACCGCGCGGGCAGGGGTGGCGTGACGGGGTCACGCACGGTCCTCGTCACCGGTGCCAACTCCGGGATAGGTCTCGCGACCGCGCTGGAGCTCGCGCGGCTCGGCTTCCGAACGGTCGGCAGCGTGCGATCCGAGTCGAAGGCCGAGACGCTAACGACCGCTGCGCAGGAGCGCGGACTCGTCGTCGAAACGATCCTGCTGGACGTGACCGACGCGGCCCGATGCGCGGAGGTCATCGAAGAGGTACGTCCCTGGGGGCTGGTCAACAACGCCGGGTTCGAGGTGACCGGGGCGGTCGAGGACGTGGGCGACGAGACGGCCAGGCACGCCCTCGAGACGATGGTCGTCGCGCCGATGAGGCTCGCGCGCCTGGCGATACCGCACATGAGGGAGACCGGGGGCGGCAGCATCGTCAACGTGTCCTCGATCTACGGACGCTTCACCACGCCGTTGACCGGTTGGTACCAGGCGTCGAAGCACGCCCTCGAGGCGGTCTCCGACGCCCTCCGGATGGAGGTGTCCAGCGACGGGATCCGCGTCTCGATCGTCGAGCCCGGCGGGTTCCGGACCGAGATCTTCGACGACGTGAGCGGCCGGCTGGCCGGCCACGACGACAGTCGCTACCGCGACGCCTACCAGCGCAGCGCCCAGACGATCCGGCTCTGGCGGCCGCTGCTGGGAGACCCGGCGCGCGTCGCGAAGGTCATCGCGACGGCGATGACTACGAGGATGCCCCGGACCCGCTACCTCGTCGGTCCGGACGCGCAGGCCGCGGCCCTCGCGGCCCGGTTCATCCCCACGTCCGTCAAGGACCTCGCGGCCCGCTTGACGCTCGGTCTGTAGATCACCGTCCGGACCCCCTCGCCCGCGGCTGACATACTGGACGGCGTGGGAGCGGGTACCCAGCTCTGGGAGCAGGCCCTCGCGCAGCTGGACACGGCCGCGGAGGCGATAGGCCTCGACCCCAACGTGCACCGGCTGCTCCGGGCACCCAAGAGGACCCTCGAGGTCTCGTGTCCGGTGCGCCTGGACACCGGCGACATCCAGGTGTTCCAGGGCTACCGCGTCCAGCACAGC
Protein-coding sequences here:
- a CDS encoding isovaleryl-CoA dehydrogenase, with the translated sequence MSLRERRHTTHEVTNQPPPLPSHDAFANDLALAEAVAREGAGWAAPELSDLGRFVTSDETLENGRLANVHPPVLRTHDRYGNRVDAVEFHPAYHWFMEASVRAGIHAGPWADQRPGAHVARGVKLYLMSMAEAGHICPVSMTYAAVPALRRQSDLAAVWEPRFASPVYDRRQLPAPDKEGALCGMAMTEKQGGSDVRANTTVAEPMGGGEFAITGHKWFCSAPMCDAFLVLAQAPAGLSCFLLPRFTPDGEPNAFRLQRLKDKLGNRSNASSEVEFEGAWAHLVGEEGRGVRTIIEMVNHTRLDCVLGSASGMRLGTVHAIWHASHRSAFGAPLVEQPLMREVLADLALESEAATVTAMRLARAYDSQEPQEVAFRRLATAVAKYWICKRAPVHAAEALECLGGNGYVEESGMPRLFRESPLNSIWEGSGNVICLDVLRAMAREPGSVEAFFEEVSGVDPRVDAAVTSLRDELADLDAIESRARRLVERMALILQASLLVRNSPAVVSDAFCASRLGTDWGRAFGTLPRGCDVAAITARAGVA
- a CDS encoding SDR family oxidoreductase, whose translation is MTGSRTVLVTGANSGIGLATALELARLGFRTVGSVRSESKAETLTTAAQERGLVVETILLDVTDAARCAEVIEEVRPWGLVNNAGFEVTGAVEDVGDETARHALETMVVAPMRLARLAIPHMRETGGGSIVNVSSIYGRFTTPLTGWYQASKHALEAVSDALRMEVSSDGIRVSIVEPGGFRTEIFDDVSGRLAGHDDSRYRDAYQRSAQTIRLWRPLLGDPARVAKVIATAMTTRMPRTRYLVGPDAQAAALAARFIPTSVKDLAARLTLGL
- a CDS encoding response regulator, which produces MSQRQRHLLIADDEPDIRFLLKRMLDPIGYQVTEASNGEEVLDHARRSRPDLILLDLKMPVMDGFECLEKLKGDPALRAVPVVVVTAWGELLEGEPAMAWAEACVAKPFTADVLLRIVDEVLARPRPG